In Deinococcus sp. Marseille-Q6407, a single window of DNA contains:
- a CDS encoding CCA tRNA nucleotidyltransferase produces MAPAPSLKNTDQPNFAMPPEPVSGLCAALAGTGCELYLVGGALRDRLLGRPAHDLDLLVRHPDLSSPALETLLRERLAPAPVLGVGESFRVLKVKWAGEWLDLALPSRRESGTARWTSDPRLPLADDLARRDFTVNALALRLCPQGEGEDGAARLYDPFGGQADLAAGLLRATLSAADRLAEDPLRLLRAARFAAQGLTPDTELTAAARAAAPRLAEVAPERLWQEWLKLFAAPHSARGLRWLADTGALAQLVPAWSEVDGLEQHNPHHSETVSEHLLSVVEKLDRMSAAPLARQAGFFHDIGKGRTRRLDRGPRGILGHFYGHEKVGAELTRQSLRRLRADQRHIRDLGRLVELHMRPGQAASPAAARRLAAAAGDLLEPLLELYAADRLSHVGEDPAQVRERQALIRASAAALPPAFSQHALALSGHELLALGLSPRGVGAAKRWLTEQVLEGRASNERGSLLQLLQQEYLPEHKEF; encoded by the coding sequence ATGGCCCCTGCCCCCTCTCTCAAAAACACCGACCAGCCGAACTTTGCCATGCCGCCGGAGCCAGTTTCAGGACTCTGTGCCGCGCTGGCCGGCACCGGCTGTGAGCTGTACCTGGTGGGGGGAGCACTGCGAGACCGTCTGCTGGGGCGCCCGGCCCACGACCTGGACCTGCTGGTGCGGCATCCCGACCTGAGCAGCCCAGCGCTGGAAACCCTGCTGCGTGAGCGGCTGGCGCCGGCGCCGGTGCTGGGGGTGGGCGAATCGTTCCGGGTGCTGAAAGTGAAGTGGGCCGGCGAGTGGCTGGACTTGGCCCTGCCCAGCCGCCGGGAGTCCGGCACGGCGCGCTGGACCAGCGACCCACGCCTTCCGCTGGCAGACGACCTGGCCCGGCGTGACTTTACTGTGAATGCGCTGGCGCTGAGGCTGTGCCCCCAGGGCGAGGGAGAAGACGGCGCAGCCAGGTTATACGATCCTTTCGGCGGGCAAGCGGACCTGGCAGCCGGGCTGCTGCGGGCCACCCTCTCGGCGGCTGACCGGCTGGCCGAAGACCCGCTGCGGCTGCTGCGGGCCGCCCGCTTCGCCGCGCAGGGCCTGACGCCGGACACCGAACTCACCGCTGCGGCGCGGGCCGCCGCACCCCGGCTGGCCGAGGTGGCTCCCGAGCGGCTGTGGCAGGAATGGCTCAAGCTGTTCGCGGCGCCCCACAGCGCACGCGGCCTACGCTGGTTGGCCGACACGGGCGCCCTGGCGCAACTGGTGCCAGCCTGGTCGGAAGTGGACGGCCTGGAACAGCACAACCCCCACCACAGCGAAACCGTCTCGGAGCACCTGCTGAGTGTGGTGGAGAAGCTGGACCGGATGAGCGCCGCACCGCTGGCCCGGCAGGCCGGATTTTTTCACGATATCGGCAAAGGGCGTACCCGGCGGCTGGACAGGGGCCCGCGGGGAATCCTGGGGCATTTTTACGGCCACGAGAAGGTGGGCGCCGAGCTGACCCGCCAGAGCCTGCGCCGGCTGCGGGCCGATCAGCGCCACATCCGCGATCTGGGACGGCTGGTTGAGCTACACATGCGCCCTGGCCAGGCTGCCTCGCCGGCCGCTGCCCGGCGCCTGGCCGCTGCAGCCGGCGACCTGCTGGAGCCGCTGCTGGAACTGTACGCTGCCGACCGACTCTCGCACGTGGGCGAGGACCCAGCGCAGGTTCGGGAGCGGCAGGCGCTGATCCGGGCGTCTGCCGCTGCGCTGCCGCCGGCTTTCTCGCAGCATGCTCTGGCACTGAGCGGCCACGAACTGCTGGCGCTGGGCCTCAGCCCCCGTGGGGTGGGCGCCGCCAAACGGTGGCTGACCGAGCAAGTGCTGGAAGGCCGGGCCAGCAACGAACGCGGCTCCCTACTGCAGCTGCTTCAGCAGGAATATCTGCCAGAGCACAAGGAATTCTGA
- a CDS encoding ABC transporter substrate-binding protein — translation MKKNLLLLLIGTLMLAACNNKTETTTSTTTTAPASGTETSSSGTETASAASTGASGAATAVANTADTLIIQQSADIPTLDPGTTYDTSSGQVVENMYETLVDYDGASLNKMVPGLATKWEEGNGGKQYRFTMRDGVKFHTGNPMTCEDAKYTFQRNLVTNTSSSGNWFLSESLLGTPANANDDKDGLVTWKAIQAAVQCDGNVLVFNLPKVDPSFVPKLAYLGQGIVDSKHAKEIGEWDGTEKTWKDAVGKDLEGSPLSKDPSGTGPFKFQSRDANNIIVERFDGYWGKAPALKTVVLQIVPEEASRNQAFLNGDADVVEVAGGRPFIEQQLTGKPGIKIIDNLPNTYVFGISMNQKVKDPVNLGSGKLDGQGIPADFFKDPDVRKGFIAAFDQKAYIDQVQSGKGQPRNFMLPDTFLGYDPSLPAPQFDLKVAEEYFKKAWGGKVWENGFTINASTRQGNLEHQTMMEMIKQNVESLNPKFKINLNQKQWSDILADARAGKEALTVATWAPDYADPDNFVHTFYDSKGYYNVRTGINDPELDKMIDQARSTTDEAKRKDLYRQIAQRSMDQGYFIMMPTNPQIRAIRDNVKGVDETTYNPMRSFTMGVLWKNISKS, via the coding sequence ATGAAAAAGAACCTGCTGCTGCTGCTGATCGGCACCCTGATGCTGGCCGCCTGTAACAATAAGACCGAAACCACCACCTCCACGACCACCACGGCGCCGGCGTCCGGCACCGAAACGTCCAGTAGTGGCACTGAGACGGCCAGCGCTGCCAGCACCGGCGCGTCCGGCGCGGCCACTGCGGTGGCAAACACCGCCGACACCCTGATCATCCAGCAGTCGGCCGATATTCCCACCCTGGACCCCGGCACCACCTATGACACCAGCTCCGGCCAGGTCGTGGAAAACATGTACGAAACCCTGGTGGATTACGACGGCGCCAGCCTGAACAAGATGGTGCCGGGCCTGGCGACCAAGTGGGAAGAGGGCAACGGCGGCAAGCAGTACCGCTTTACCATGCGCGACGGCGTGAAGTTCCATACCGGCAACCCCATGACCTGTGAGGACGCCAAGTACACTTTCCAGCGCAATCTGGTGACCAACACCAGCTCCAGCGGCAACTGGTTCCTCTCGGAATCGCTGCTGGGCACCCCCGCCAACGCCAACGACGACAAGGACGGTCTGGTGACCTGGAAGGCCATTCAGGCTGCCGTGCAGTGTGACGGCAACGTGCTGGTGTTCAACCTGCCCAAGGTGGACCCCTCTTTCGTGCCCAAGCTGGCTTACCTGGGCCAGGGCATCGTGGATTCCAAGCACGCCAAGGAGATTGGCGAGTGGGACGGCACAGAAAAGACCTGGAAAGACGCCGTGGGCAAGGACCTCGAAGGCAGCCCGCTCTCCAAGGACCCCAGCGGCACCGGCCCCTTCAAGTTCCAGAGCCGCGACGCCAACAACATTATCGTGGAGCGCTTTGACGGGTACTGGGGCAAGGCCCCGGCCCTCAAGACCGTGGTGCTGCAGATCGTTCCCGAGGAAGCCTCGCGCAACCAGGCCTTCTTGAACGGCGACGCCGACGTGGTGGAAGTGGCCGGCGGCCGCCCCTTTATCGAGCAGCAGCTGACCGGCAAGCCGGGCATCAAGATCATCGACAACCTGCCCAACACCTATGTGTTCGGTATTTCCATGAACCAGAAGGTCAAGGACCCGGTCAACCTGGGCAGCGGCAAGCTGGACGGCCAGGGCATTCCGGCCGATTTCTTCAAGGACCCGGATGTCCGTAAGGGCTTTATCGCCGCGTTTGACCAGAAAGCTTACATCGATCAGGTGCAGAGCGGCAAAGGCCAGCCGCGTAACTTCATGCTGCCCGACACCTTCCTGGGCTACGACCCCAGCCTGCCCGCGCCGCAGTTCGACCTCAAGGTCGCCGAGGAGTATTTCAAGAAAGCCTGGGGCGGCAAGGTCTGGGAAAACGGCTTTACCATCAACGCGTCGACCCGCCAGGGCAACCTGGAACACCAGACCATGATGGAAATGATCAAGCAGAACGTCGAATCTCTAAACCCCAAGTTCAAGATCAACCTGAACCAGAAGCAGTGGAGCGACATTCTGGCCGACGCCCGCGCCGGCAAGGAAGCCCTGACCGTGGCGACCTGGGCGCCTGATTATGCCGACCCGGACAACTTTGTCCACACTTTCTACGATTCCAAGGGTTACTACAATGTCCGTACCGGCATCAATGATCCCGAGCTGGACAAGATGATTGATCAGGCCCGCTCCACGACCGACGAGGCCAAGCGGAAGGACCTGTACCGCCAGATCGCTCAGCGGTCGATGGACCAGGGCTACTTCATCATGATGCCCACCAACCCGCAGATCCGCGCCATTCGCGACAACGTGAAGGGTGTTGACGAAACCACTTACAACCCGATGCGCTCGTTCACCATGGGCGTGCTGTGGAAGAACATCAGCAAGAGCTGA
- a CDS encoding DUF4388 domain-containing protein, with protein MLVLNHSFQASGGAAGIRGTLAELPLNSLLELIHAAQQTGLLEVEAFLGRSSLTLRLAFFGGEIVDCAVLDWPGLDALFSFPQDLSAGHAEFWAIDPAQVQAQPPLAPFEFILSEWARVTDEWPRYNEWIGSPSTRFIGAMAPFSRPGGCSVRAAAHAGARPLHEVASQVAELAQAGLLRPKNEPPHQEWQFLPLPAPHTFIAAQAGSPLEDLNGQLSLFDVQQARSIPIGLVRAELMRAIQRGYRFPGCGWVMRDLIWEQDWEEADLMVL; from the coding sequence ATGTTGGTCTTAAATCACTCTTTTCAGGCTTCGGGGGGAGCCGCAGGCATCCGTGGGACCCTGGCCGAGTTGCCCCTGAACAGTCTGCTGGAGTTGATTCATGCTGCCCAGCAGACCGGGCTGCTGGAAGTCGAGGCTTTTCTAGGCCGCAGCAGCCTGACTTTGCGGTTGGCTTTTTTCGGCGGCGAAATCGTGGACTGCGCTGTACTGGACTGGCCGGGTCTGGACGCACTGTTCAGCTTTCCGCAGGACCTGAGTGCCGGGCACGCCGAATTCTGGGCCATTGATCCGGCGCAGGTGCAGGCCCAGCCACCTCTGGCGCCGTTCGAGTTCATCCTGAGTGAGTGGGCGCGCGTCACCGACGAATGGCCCCGTTACAACGAGTGGATTGGCAGCCCCAGCACCCGCTTTATCGGCGCGATGGCCCCGTTCAGCCGGCCCGGTGGATGCAGCGTGCGGGCCGCGGCACACGCGGGCGCCCGGCCGCTGCACGAGGTGGCCTCGCAGGTCGCTGAACTGGCCCAGGCCGGACTGCTCCGCCCAAAGAACGAGCCACCCCATCAGGAGTGGCAGTTCCTGCCGTTGCCGGCGCCACACACCTTTATTGCCGCTCAGGCAGGCAGCCCCCTGGAAGACCTGAACGGTCAGCTCAGCCTGTTTGATGTGCAGCAGGCCAGGTCTATTCCTATCGGCCTGGTCCGCGCCGAGCTGATGCGGGCCATTCAGCGCGGCTACCGCTTCCCCGGCTGCGGCTGGGTGATGCGCGACCTGATCTGGGAACAGGACTGGGAAGAAGCTGATCTGATGGTGCTCTAA
- a CDS encoding right-handed parallel beta-helix repeat-containing protein: protein MTQSQIPDPSPLAPGDRAGDFRILSLTGQAGMHGYTVQHYQVEPLAPVQEADSPALLLRRILPPPPEARTEAEWLAAVQARPAAERQAFSPALTAWSDAQASFLVYRERPGQSLAQYLEHHPPLPPQDGELLARGLLGAAAQLHTAGLHLPGLTPAQVWLDQGGGVGVQDLWAALGEGSVGSDLQRIGALLRGAVQLLPAGSPLARLLDALSAPAGAGLPISAPAALRLLDRPAVPPAVPQAGAPAPATAPVSEHEFAAPAPTNAVPAPAPRPLWPWLLPVALALLGGIVYLGLPQLREALQTKTQSVQTAQTEKTTVASASSTAEAPGAMTGSAPNPGDAAQLMTLPASLNLRPAADTAGTPLAAIPGRSVVKVLSQKGDWYKVCYGQQTGWLKAEYTLPVLDSAKVGALMQAAAKGGRVTLARGVYLLTAPLEPRWDTELIGQGQQQTYLLGSGGGSAVLSRDVHLSLQNLTVAWAGREAGAAVRVERGQFTGQNIWLTGAVPSGTQQMQGSGLWLRSGAQATVSDSLFSRNTIGISVEDSTLTLSGSRLEHNSITGVRFSGQTGGDLHDNLLDSNAESGAVITGSAKPALRGNRFQGRQQRGVEISGAAAPTLEDNRISGGQNTVSVGGQAQPQLRGNQLSDASQESLLYLAQASGSAEGNTISGSRTGIRLGEAAAPTLRSNQLLNIHGSALDYSGTAGGEASENVIEGAEGNGIVIAGQAAPVLEGNRISGGRQSGVVLQDKSRAQLRRNTVQQQAQNGIVVRGEAAPVLEQNALLGNGGYGLVFKEAAGGTGERNLCQNNRAGRATVQLNPAAFGPLFGRDGCLDGITWPPPVPPEAPAASAAAATQAPAQKAAPAKNAPSTAEQNKSPSPGQSQAQPSMTPGPAAAPASDPVPATPLEPLPAETGSEISVSP, encoded by the coding sequence ATGACGCAGTCCCAGATTCCCGACCCGAGTCCGCTGGCCCCCGGAGACCGGGCCGGCGACTTCCGTATCCTGTCGCTGACCGGACAGGCCGGCATGCATGGCTATACGGTGCAGCACTATCAGGTCGAACCGCTCGCGCCAGTGCAGGAAGCAGACAGCCCGGCCCTGCTGCTGCGCCGAATCCTGCCCCCGCCACCGGAAGCACGCACCGAAGCCGAGTGGCTGGCGGCTGTGCAGGCACGCCCGGCGGCCGAGCGGCAGGCCTTCAGCCCGGCCCTGACCGCCTGGAGCGACGCGCAGGCCAGCTTCCTGGTCTACCGGGAACGCCCGGGACAGAGCCTGGCACAGTACCTGGAGCACCACCCGCCGCTGCCTCCGCAGGACGGCGAACTGCTGGCACGTGGGCTGCTGGGAGCGGCCGCGCAGCTGCACACGGCCGGTCTGCACCTGCCGGGGCTGACACCAGCACAGGTCTGGCTGGATCAGGGGGGCGGCGTGGGGGTGCAGGACCTCTGGGCCGCGCTGGGCGAAGGCTCGGTCGGCAGCGACCTGCAGCGCATCGGCGCCCTGCTGCGCGGAGCGGTGCAGTTGCTGCCGGCCGGTTCCCCTCTGGCCCGGCTGCTGGACGCCCTGAGCGCCCCGGCCGGCGCGGGCCTGCCGATCTCCGCCCCGGCGGCCCTGCGGCTGCTGGACCGGCCCGCGGTGCCGCCGGCTGTCCCGCAAGCCGGGGCACCAGCTCCAGCAACCGCTCCGGTCAGCGAGCACGAGTTTGCCGCGCCCGCACCAACGAACGCGGTGCCCGCCCCGGCCCCGCGTCCGTTGTGGCCCTGGCTGCTGCCAGTGGCACTGGCTTTGCTGGGAGGCATTGTTTATCTTGGCTTGCCGCAGCTGCGTGAGGCCCTCCAGACAAAAACGCAAAGTGTGCAGACCGCGCAGACTGAAAAGACCACGGTGGCCAGCGCCAGCAGCACGGCCGAGGCACCCGGCGCTATGACCGGCAGCGCGCCCAACCCCGGCGACGCCGCGCAGCTGATGACCCTGCCTGCCTCGCTGAACCTGCGCCCAGCCGCCGACACTGCCGGCACGCCGTTAGCCGCCATTCCAGGCCGCAGCGTGGTCAAGGTACTGTCGCAAAAAGGAGACTGGTACAAGGTGTGTTACGGCCAGCAGACCGGCTGGCTCAAGGCCGAATACACCCTACCGGTGCTGGATTCGGCCAAGGTCGGGGCGCTGATGCAGGCGGCGGCCAAAGGTGGGCGGGTAACCCTCGCCAGGGGCGTCTATCTGCTCACCGCACCGCTGGAACCGCGCTGGGACACCGAACTGATCGGCCAGGGCCAGCAGCAGACTTACCTGCTGGGCAGCGGCGGCGGCAGCGCCGTGTTGTCGCGCGACGTGCACCTGTCCCTGCAGAACCTGACGGTGGCCTGGGCCGGCCGGGAGGCAGGAGCAGCTGTGCGGGTCGAACGCGGCCAATTCACCGGGCAGAACATCTGGCTGACCGGCGCCGTTCCCTCAGGCACCCAGCAGATGCAGGGCAGCGGTCTGTGGCTGCGGTCCGGCGCCCAGGCCACTGTCAGCGACAGCCTCTTTTCGCGCAACACCATCGGCATCAGTGTGGAAGACAGCACCCTGACGCTCAGCGGCTCCAGGCTGGAACACAACAGCATCACCGGCGTGCGGTTCAGCGGCCAGACCGGCGGTGACCTACACGACAACCTGCTGGACAGCAACGCCGAAAGCGGCGCTGTCATCACCGGCAGCGCCAAACCGGCCCTGCGGGGCAACCGCTTTCAGGGCCGACAGCAGCGCGGGGTAGAAATCAGCGGCGCGGCGGCCCCCACCCTGGAAGACAACCGGATCAGCGGCGGCCAGAACACCGTCAGCGTGGGCGGTCAGGCCCAGCCGCAGCTGCGCGGCAACCAGCTGAGTGATGCCTCGCAGGAGAGCCTGCTGTATCTGGCCCAGGCCAGCGGCAGCGCCGAAGGCAACACCATCAGCGGCAGCCGGACCGGCATCCGGCTAGGCGAAGCAGCAGCCCCAACACTGCGCAGCAATCAGCTGCTGAACATTCACGGGAGCGCGCTGGACTACAGCGGCACCGCCGGCGGAGAAGCCAGCGAAAACGTGATTGAAGGCGCCGAGGGCAACGGCATTGTCATTGCCGGGCAGGCCGCACCGGTACTGGAGGGCAACCGGATCAGCGGCGGCCGGCAAAGTGGTGTGGTCTTGCAGGACAAAAGCCGCGCACAGCTGAGGCGCAACACGGTGCAGCAGCAGGCCCAGAACGGCATCGTGGTGCGCGGTGAAGCGGCGCCGGTGCTGGAGCAAAATGCCCTGCTGGGCAACGGCGGCTACGGCCTGGTCTTCAAGGAAGCGGCCGGCGGCACCGGCGAGCGCAATCTCTGCCAGAACAACCGGGCCGGCCGGGCCACCGTGCAGCTGAATCCGGCGGCTTTCGGTCCCCTGTTCGGCCGCGACGGCTGCCTGGACGGCATTACCTGGCCGCCGCCTGTGCCGCCCGAAGCTCCAGCCGCTTCCGCTGCAGCGGCCACTCAGGCCCCAGCCCAGAAAGCGGCGCCAGCCAAGAATGCGCCCAGCACAGCAGAACAGAACAAGTCCCCATCACCGGGGCAATCACAGGCACAGCCATCCATGACCCCGGGACCTGCGGCGGCCCCTGCAAGTGACCCGGTTCCTGCCACGCCGCTAGAGCCCCTGCCGGCCGAGACAGGATCGGAGATCAGCGTCTCTCCCTGA